The DNA sequence CAACGTTCTAGTTGTGTCTTTGAAAGTTTCCTTACTATCTTCGTGGTTTTCACATTCAAAAGAATCAATGTTCACAAGATGACTTTCTTCATCACAACTAAAATTCTACTAGGCGAAATGAGTTGCATCCTTGGCGCAACGAGTATTTTTTTCAGCTTAAGTAAAAACTATCAAGGAAACGTTTTTCTTCGATGTTATGAAGCGGATATTACGCAGAGCGTTGTtcaagggaagaaaaaaattaggggttgtcggatgatatgggcacctccaattaattgtggcatAGTGCCTcagtaaattaggttactaacccaaacgTTGCGTTAccaccccaacttgagttgcggaactaccaaaattaatcggAAATGTTCATTTCATCCAACAAAgcggggtagtaccacaatgtAGAATTTGCAACTGTctgaaatttcgtaaatttcaTGTGTAAAATAGAATCACTACGAGAACTGAGCACAAGGATATCCTTAGATTCCAATATGAActattattgaaagaaatatgacaAATTAACCGAATCCGCTAAAATATAAGTGTTCAAATATGGAAAATGCCGCAAAGGCCGCACACATTTTTATCTTCACTTTCAAATCTACTTTTCTACTGTTTCccattccagaaaaaaaaaaattatgaaaaatactgcaaacccAGCCCATTAAggactctcagatgaagcaatgacaAATgatgtgtgcaaattctccatatcaggggataacccctaacacttttttttcgtGTTCAGTTCCATCCCCTAAAACTAAACCCTTTTATagaaaaacttctttttttggcCTTTTTTGCTTCCCGTTTATCTTCCTTTTCTAATTCTTCCGTTTCTCGGATCAGCCTTTGTAGTTGCTGTTTCTCTTTTGgatttaatggcttcgtgtctcgTATCTTCTGAATGTCCTCGTAAGCAGCCGCCCAGACATAAAATTGCCTCCTTTCATCGGTCCCTTCGATCATTTTCGGGAACTGTATGGCTACGACAGGGACTATCATCCCGCCAGTCGCATTTTTATAATCCGACTGAAATATCCTAGCAGTTCCCCTCGCGTGGAGGTAGTCGATATCGTACCAAAATGCTTCGATGGGTAGCATTTCAGGTTGTTCATCATCCCAAGCCTGGATTATAATCTCGCTATTCTTGAAGAGGAGATCCTCGTTCTGCAAAAAGTGGTTCGCGCGCAAGACTGTCTTGAAGAGCTTCGCGGAACTTCTCAGCGTCATAGAGAAACCGCACTGGTTCTGATAAAACGCGTAGGGTCCTTCGAGTCGCTGATAGTGGGCCAGCCAATCTTGAAACGTCCTGATGTTCTGCTTATGACAAGGGCCACTTTCTCCTTTTAGGTCAACCTCGCTCTGTCCGCAACTGTGTTTGCCCAAGCGATGGTCCGTGTGGGCATCCAGTGGGAAAGCGCAATAAGCCTTGTATCGGAATTTATTTCGGGGGGTCCTTAACTGCGGGTACCTATGCCTCGACAGAAGAAAccacacagtaagaaaaagcaaccaattttttgtattgatatgggaagtaaaactcGAAGTAACACAAGCTGTTGGATATTCTTTTGTGTCTATTTTCATTGTGTGAAATCGATCAAATCTTTGTGTCGGAGCgaccaaatttttgtgtgaagaTCTGCGACCTCGTTAAAATTAGGCGCTAGCTGTCAGGATCGAACCTGCGTCGCATTGGTGGTGATCCAATGCGCTGGATACTCGCAGGTCGCGATTTTTCAATGCGGGGAGGaaaacacacggaaaaaaataaattgctgattcaacaattcaattgctaaaaacagtgagtgcaatgtttcaacgtagattttacaacaaaaaaatgctacgcTAGCCACactgtaaactaatttaaccacgggagtggttaaagtagcatttttttgttgtaaaatctacattgcaacattgcacttactgcttttagcaattgaattgttgaatcagcaatttaatttttttccgtgaacggTACAAAAGTTCGGTAGGACAATTTCTTCATGATCCGATGTCACTGAGTAACCTACGGTTTTGATCGATTTAACGCATTATTTTGTGGAGCACTCGAGTCCTTTGCGTTGATCTGACACAAAGAAAAGTAACATAAAATAACAGAGTATGACACCGAACACAGAAAGGTTTAACtttgcaatgggtcagttgtgcttgTCACAGAATCATGCTTTGGTGATTGCTGATTATATGTAGATAAGCAAATAATAGTCCTAACACCAACTTTCTTCGTCCAAAATTAATGGAGATATCTCCCTTCAAATACCATGGTGTGCAACGTCATCCAACGTGGTTgtgcatatcgatggccaaagtacaaaaccgcgtatctccaatgcggtgtttcaaaacgccagctcctattttattttttcgaaaaaaagcaacccaactttatagcttaaaatgtataaaaatattctgcacgcaaaaaaaaatcaaggaagtttaaaaaaattacgttcagTATACGTAGTTtaccagagaaaaaataaagtatgacgggaagtatGCAAAGAGTAGTTGACACCACACCATCAGTGTGTGTTCACATATTTTGGGTTGAAAAAGGCACAAAAACAACGAACCGGAGTTAATATGGTCTCACGTTTCTAGctaaaaaaaacttggtttcGAGACAAagctatttaaaattataatctgCCATATTTTGGACGTAAGACAGCCGGATTATAATGGGAGTTTATTTCTCATATTAGCACACGACGGAACCAAGACGCTCGCGACTCATTCtttcagtggtgtggcgtgctttgcgatatatcgattgatctgccgtttaaacctatggaaaaagatcgatgaccaggcagggtgtccgcaacgaacaacttaataatcgattctttaccatagtttaaaatggggaactatcgataatagatcattTACACCTCGCCACTGCATTTTTTCGGGGAATAGAGAGAGTTTTCCGGGGTTGTCTCGTTTCTAGGAATATAGTTccgattataattttttctccgtaGATTACGGTCCTTTTTCCAGCGGACGGTTACAAATAAAGATTGCTTCGATTGATTTCATTATTCAGAGGAACTAAGGCTCGTGGTTTTGTGGATGAAGAGCATATTCGCAAaaattttaggccatttttatttcttgacAAATTTCTCCAGGCATTCCTCTAGTGATCACGAGCTAATTATAGACGGTATGTAGAACATTGGTTGATTTTTTCgaacaaaaatatgaagaattgTCGAAGGAGTCAGGTTTTCTTATGTTATCTCGAGACTTGACTTTCGGCCTTTACATCCTTCTTCAAATTAGTCGTTCAATTATAAATCCTATTTCATTCATACTCTATTATCTTAGTCTTTCAACGGTGTGGCTTCAGAATTGTTTCGGAGGACCCACTTAAAACGAAAGGAGGCAAAAGATTTAATCGTCATCAAGGATCTTTaagtgaattcattttttttctgtgtcagtctattatttgaaaactttcaaaattttgaatcggaGATTCCCGGCCTCCAGGctcccaaaatttaatttttgcccaTTTGTTTCATGTATTAAGATGCGGCATGAAAATTACCATAAAGTAGTGGTGGTTTCTAATTCTCGTCAAAAAATGCGATTGTACCGTCTTTTTCTTTTATCGACGATTCCAACCAAGGTCTAAACCTAACCTTGGTCTAAACCAAGTATCTCGATTTGCAAAGTTGCAGACTTCTCGTCATACTTTATAATTTAAAGGGAGAACTTCTCGGCGTCAGTTCTTACTTCTTGAACTTTCGTGATGTGTCTTCTCCGTGCGAagcaaatgggcctgttgcaaacttttgctagagcaaaaataagagttgtttcttgtagataatgcctcaaaaatcacgatgagcgcatcggcaaagtctgaaatgcactcataacttcacaatctgcgtaagaaatttgcgtttttttaagcttcccgcttcaaaaacgatactacggcacaggtgaacattttgttagaggagtcgctccatcgtcggcgatattcatcatggccgacgcttgcgcgcagttccgcgcttagttcgaggagagttcaaggtcaatcaattcgggcgtggaaaatatgaacgttaacacaccgattgttatctggtctaatccagttcaggtgttatctcgtcccatcaaacgtgttttgacggattggcgtcggccatgatgattattgccgacgatggaacgactcctcttacaaaatgttcacctgtgccgtagtatcgtttttgaagcaggaagctcaaaaaaccgcaaatttcttacgcagactgtgaagttatgagtgcattacagactttgccgatgcgctcatcgtgatttttgaggcattatctataagaaacaactcttatttttgctctagcaaaagtttgcaacaggccagTTCTGAAGAAGTTTCGaagaatgatattgatattttctcctttaaaaaagtaaaataggagcggagattttttaacaccgcgaacgagatacGTCGTCTGGGAGTTGCCTGTCGATATGAATTATGTTAGATATACACCGCTTACGAAAAATGAAGAAGTGTGTAGAACGAGAACGAAATCCGTGACGgggaaaattcccaaaaattaatCTTTACCACCGCGCGGTGGAACGAGTGTTTGGAAGAaattggacatgaaattgttgacaaaatttggacaattttacatttatttcgtcacaattttaattttaaggagtgctctttatagaaaattttacgaggaaatcaatgaaatttactcttaaaacatcaacatcTCATATTGATGAATTTacacgcttttaaagtttttaaatcatgcccGACTTCTCCGATCAGGGTGGGAATGAAACGAaagaaaggaatgaaaaatttgaaatttcagtgaaatgtttcatgaaattttacgtgactgtgaaatatttcatatttttcaggagccAGAGTATGCAACCCTCAATCAAACACACACAAATAGAAGAAAgccacaatttttacattttgcgaaacatgaaaaggaaccagtatttttaaatatctttcatacatttctgaaatttcatgaaatatctcacgtgaaatggagatgttgcatgtgtaaggaatttacgatttgattattgctggttttccctgaaatcaaatcccaagctcaaaaaaaaaaaaaaaaaactctcaaagttgaggccaaaatggaggaaatatcccacgctatcctgagagtccacctctacatcaagacgaactctccatgcaaagatagggagcaaatacgttaacagggttgccgtgattacagtttaagagtccccaaataaggtggcagccctgtcaatgtatttgctccctatctttgcatggagagtttgtcttgacgtagaggtgaactctcaggatagcgtgatatatcctccattttggcctcattttgagagcttttttgagctcgggagttgatttcagagaaaaccagtgggaccatcgtgtttctcgcgaacttttacataagaatcaacagtcaaatcgcaaattccttacacgtgcaacatctccattgcaagagtttattattcatgaaatttggcCACTCTGTCTCCGATTGACTCTATCCACTAGGCGCCGTGGGGATGAAATGAAAGATGAAATCAGTTCTTACATGATGAATCCAGCGTTGAACTCCAGCGGAAATCCGGCCCATTGCGCGTCCCAACGCAGATAACCCATGGAAAacgaatttttctctttattgtAAGCACTCAAGGTCCAGGAGTGCGGTTTGCGCTCTCTGTACGCACCACGGATGAGTATGCCGGAACACTCGTAAGCTGGCCGTATCGGGCCTTGCATGCCATCGTCGCACTCACCGACCGTATGAACGAAGCGAGAATTCAGCTCTTCAGCTGCGTCGATTGACAACAAAGTTTCCCTAGAGATTGAGGGGGTCTTAGAGACTGACCGGGACTTAGAGGAGGGACGCCTGAGATTCTTCTTTGGAGGTATCCTGGCTATCGGAGCGAGAGGTAAGGAACTCAAGGAGGGTAATCGTGAAAAGACCTTTTTAATCGATCTCTGGAGCGATGGTTTTTTATCGAGACCGATGCAGAGAATAGCGTTGGTCAGAAGGACCGATAAGTATAGTAGTTTTTTGTGCATACTTTCGGTTTGCGTCGAGGCTTAAGGCCTCATCGACGGGTTTTAAAGCAGACGGTGGAAAGTgggagaaatcagggaaaactaAAGTGCAGATAATCGAAAGTCACGAATAATCGATGGATTCTTAAATATTTTCAGCACTTATGGCGTCGGATACTTGAAACTTCTGGAGAAAAACTGTAGATGACTGAAAAtcgaaagaattaaaaaaaggagCGAAGTCGAGAAACCATGTCGATCGGAAACGTGGTTATCCGAAATCGACGAGTTTTATAACGGAGAGTGAAAGCTGAAATCGCGGGGATTATCGGTGAAcgtagatttttaaatatttggagTTTTGGAAAAAGTCGGGTGCCTAAAACTTCAACGAGAGATGGTTTAAAATCGAGAGCATTCCAAAAAGGAGCGCAGTCGAGAAACGCTGTTAATCGGAAACGTGAATATCCAAAAGTGACAGGACTGCTACACTCGGTCAACTGACAGACAGGCCAAGTCGCCAAAGGAAactaaaagaaaattgaattgcagCGTAGTTTTAGAAGGGAGAAATTGTTgtccgaaaaaaagaggaaaagagtgttcttttgaattttctggGTAGGGCTGACCTTGAGATTTCCAAAATAGCGTAAAAATGCACGCATAGGTTCTCACATTATGTCCACGTTCCTGTTGTCTCGACATTCGAGCGTGTAATTGTGCAGTATGTAGTAACTGTAGTACCTTTGCCGCAGTTTCATTGGCTCCCTACTTTATCGAGTCCAATGAGCTCGCGCTTCATGAGCCAATGAGCGTGTTCTGTTCCGTAATATTTGATACGTAGAGCAGGGGGGATCCAGGGGGGATCGCGGGATCGCCTCCCCTTCCCTGGAGCCATAAAAAGAGGGGggaaagaaaggggaaaaaataggaaaaagaagggaaaggaaaaaagagaagaaaaagaagggaaagaagggggaaaaaggaGCCTGGTAGGAAcgataattttgcaattttttagtgTAGGGAGGAGGATTTTTAAGCTGTGGTCATAGCTAGGGGCGATGCCCCTGGACCCGCGTTGACTGTataatgaagttttttttaaatgtttaaaataaagtaGCCAAAAAATATTCCGCACATTTTCTGTTTCGTTTAAATTAGTACTAGCACtttaaactgagaaaatatttttaaatgcaggttATTGTTGGTTCTCTAGCAGTcttccttcatttaaatttcaaaatctgatgTTTTAAGCTATTTTTGCTTGTTACGATATTTTAATGTCACTAAGAAGAATAGACTATTTACAGGTTTGAGATATCCAAAACAAGTACAAATAAACGTTTGAAtagagattttaattttttctcttgtgTTTTACCATCAAATTGACGGAAACAAGTGGGGATACCTATAAAAATATCCGTCTTAATATTAGGAACTTCCAAGGTTAAAAATAGGCTAAAATTCAATCAGCAAGTGtttaaattctcaaaattttccggggaaggCCCCTTCAGTCATGTGCCTCAcaattcgccccccccccccctgaacaCCAGGTTGGATCCGCCCCTAGCGTAGAGGAGCACATAGTTCgtaggaattttccccgatttttcgaACAACTCGAGGGGAGGACGCCTCCTGACtgcttcgcggtccaacccccatAGCGACTCCCGCCTCAGGCATTGTGCACTACGCATCCTGATTTTATACTAGAAAGTAAGATATTAATCCATGTAAAATAAGTTCCAAGTTGCGAACTGTGAGCTCCCACTGAAACGCATATCCGATATCGCCGAGGCAGCTATTCCAAGGAAagaccttaaggtgattcgacggacgccatattttttgtcagaacggcatgcgatatatatcgcatcaatcggttccattttttcagctactcgtcattttgctccaattttgagatcgcaattctgttgtcaggagactaaagctttcacttaccaattttatcaaagaaattcaacgtaataaaggcgtggttttttttttagagagaaaatatcgcattcgagtgcagtttcgatatcagtatcgaatgcgatgttttctctctaaaaaaaccacgcctttagtacgttgaaattctttgttaaaattggtaagtattggagctttagtctcctgacaacagaattgcgatctcaaaattggagaaaaatgacgaatagctggaaaaatggaaccaattaatGCGATGTaccgcatgccgttctgacacaaaatatggcgtccatcgaatcaccttaagtgctCGACGTGGCATTCtggctaagaaacatgtatcaaaatgctaaaattcgtaacATGTCTAGTTGTTGACAACGGCAACGacattgaatcagtgagaacgaaaacacaccaactcggaaaaaggaaaataattaagacacacacaaaactgcacagaagGTGACGGAGTTAGTCCAAGATagagatttttggtgcctaaagacaagtacttaaagatactttaaaggtccaagttggaacacaCACAAccaacttcaatgacctttatgaaactGACTGTCCT is a window from the Bemisia tabaci chromosome 10, PGI_BMITA_v3 genome containing:
- the LOC140225663 gene encoding uncharacterized protein, translated to MHKKLLYLSVLLTNAILCIGLDKKPSLQRSIKKVFSRLPSLSSLPLAPIARIPPKKNLRRPSSKSRSVSKTPSISRETLLSIDAAEELNSRFVHTVGECDDGMQGPIRPAYECSGILIRGAYRERKPHSWTLSAYNKEKNSFSMGYLRWDAQWAGFPLEFNAGFIMYPQLRTPRNKFRYKAYCAFPLDAHTDHRLGKHSCGQSEVDLKGESGPCHKQNIRTFQDWLAHYQRLEGPYAFYQNQCGFSMTLRSSAKLFKTVLRANHFLQNEDLLFKNSEIIIQAWDDEQPEMLPIEAFWYDIDYLHARGTARIFQSDYKNATGGMIVPVVAIQFPKMIEGTDERRQFYVWAAAYEDIQKIRDTKPLNPKEKQQLQRLIRETEELEKEDKREAKKAKKRSFSIKGFSFRGWN